The following are encoded together in the Anoplopoma fimbria isolate UVic2021 breed Golden Eagle Sablefish chromosome 13, Afim_UVic_2022, whole genome shotgun sequence genome:
- the npy8br gene encoding neuropeptide Y receptor Y8b: MELQHNTNHNQALWREIPWDFTEDCSLSVSGTTFLIVAYSTVMAVGLIGNSCLVFVITRHKEMRNVTNIFIANLSCSDILMCIMCLPVTIIYTLMDHWILGEVLCKLTPFIQCISVTVSIFSLVLIAMERYQLIVHPTGWKPMVGQSYLAVVVTWIVACLISVPFLPYSVLTLPFQNVSMPFPINDHLFCMERWPSVEERQAYTTFLLVFQYFLPLTLIMLCYLHIYLRLRRRKDMVERGRNTQKKNKGATRINAMLISIVVAFAIAWLPLNVFNTVFDWNHEAIPSCGHDVIFSFCHLTAMASTCVNPIIYGFLNSNFQKQLKSTLLRCRCWGVTERYESVPLSTVSTEVTKGSILSNGSISINT, from the coding sequence ATGGAGCTGCAGCACAACACCAATCACAACCAAGCCTTGTGGAGAGAGATACCGTGGGATTTCACCGAGGACTGCTCGCTCTCCGTGAGTGGCACCACTTTTCTCATCGTTGCTTACAGCACAGTTATGGCGGTGGGTCTCATCGGGAACTCTTGCCTGGTGTTTGTCATCACGCGGCACAAGGAGATGCGCAACGTCACCAACATCTTCATCGCCAACCTGTCCTGTTCTGACATCCTCATGTGCATAATGTGCCTGCCGGTCACTATTATCTACACACTGATGGACCACTGGATCCTAGGGGAAGTCCTCTGCAAGCTCACGCCCTTCATCCAGTGTATATCAGTCACCGTCTCCATCTTCTCCCTCGTCCTCATCGCCATGGAGCGCTACCAGCTCATTGTCCACCCGACTGGATGGAAGCCCATGGTGGGCCAGTCTTACCTGGCCGTGGTTGTCACCTGGATCGTGGCCTGCCTCATCTCGGTGCCTTTCCTCCCATACAGCGTTCTCACCTTGCCTTTCCAGAACGTCAGCATGCCATTCCCAATCAACGACCACCTCTTTTGTATGGAGCGGTGGCCATCTGTTGAAGAACGGCAAGCTTACACCACCTTCCTGCTTGTCTTCCAGTACTTCCTTCCTCTCACCCTCATCATGCTCTGCTACCTGCACATCTACCTGCGCctcaggaggaggaaggacatGGTGGAGCGCGGCAGGAACAcccagaagaaaaacaaaggcgCCACGAGGATCAACGCCATGTTAATCTCCATAGTGGTGGCGTTCGCCATCGCCTGGCTCCCTCTCAATGTCTTTAACACAGTGTTTGACTGGAACCACGAGGCCATCCCGTCCTGTGGCCACGACGTCATCTTCTCATTCTGCCACCTCACGGCCATGGCCTCCACCTGCGTCAACCCCATCATCTATGGTTTCCTCAACAGCAACTTCCAGAAACAGCTCAAGTCCACCCTGTTGCGCTGTCGCTGCTGGGGGGTGACGGAGAGGTACGAGAGTGTCCCGCTCTCCACTGTCAGCACAGAGGTCACCAAGGGTTCAATCTTGAGCAATGGATCTATCAGCATCAATACCTAG